From the Chloroflexota bacterium genome, the window GAGCAATGTTTGCTCTATATCACCAAAGCGAATCAAAAACTTGACTTGCCCGTCAACTTCGGCGAAAAGCCCTTGCGTCCGCGTCGTTTTGTAAATACGCCACCTGAGACCGCGAGATAACATGAAATCCGTGAAAGGTGTGCGCGGTTTTCTTTTCGCGGTTTTCGTAACTTTCGTTGTTTTCGCGATCCAAATCTTTTTGTCCGAGGAGTAACTTTATGCCCCACCCACTCGTACTTCAACTGCGCTTTACGCGGAGCGAATTCAGACGCGCGCTCAAAGGTCTGAGCGATGACGAGGCGCGTCAACGATTCTTGCCGATGAACTGCATCAGTTGGAACATCGGACACCTGGCTTGGCAAGAGCAGAGATACTTTGTGTTTTACGGACAAGGTAAACTGCTTCTGCCGGAGATGAACGAGTTGTTCGCGTACGGCGCGCCGGCAAGCACGCCCGCGCTCGCCGAAACATGGAAAGCGTGGAACAAGATCACCAAAGCGGCGGATGTCTTTCTCGATTCGCTCACGACCGAGAAGATGTTGGAGCGGGTGATCAAGAATGGCAAGCCCAGCCGGTATCTTTTCGGATCGCTCGTGCAACGAACGATCTATCACTACTGGTATCACATCGGCGAGAGCATGGCGATTCGCCAAAACCTGGGACACACGCGCCTGCCGCAATTCGTCGGGAACCTGGATGGTCAAGCGCCCTACGCGCCGGAACCGCTTGCATCGCGCAGGAAAGCGAAATGAACCGAGGCATCTGGTACGCGATTGGCGCATACAGCATCTGGGGCTTGTTCCCGGCGTATTGGAAATGGCTCGGTTATGTACCCGCGCCTCAACTGATGAGCCATCGCCTGGTTTGGTCATGCGTGATTCTCATTGCGTATATTTTCCTCACGCGCCAGTGGCGCGCATTTCGCCGGTCCGCGTCCAACCGGCGCGTGCTCGGCGTCTATCTCGTCGCGGCAGTGATCCTCGGCGTCAATTGGTTGATCTATTTGTGGGCAATCGCCAGCGGCTTTGTCGTCGAATCGAGTCTGGGCTATTTCATCAATCCACTCGTCAATGTGTTGTTGGGTGTGATTCTTTTGCGCGAACGGTTGCGCGCGTGGCAGTGGCTACCGGTGGCGTTGGCAACGCTTGGAGTGGTGTACTTGACGGTGATGTATGGTTCACCGCCTTGGATCGCGTTGTCGCTTGCGCTGACCTTTGGATTCTACGGACTCGTCAAAAAAACCGCGCCGCTCAATTCACTTCACGGGTTAGCGTTGGAGACGAGTCTCTTGTTCGTGCCGGCGTTGCTGTGGCTGACGTATGCGGACGTGAGCGGGCAAGGCGCGTTTCTTCACAC encodes:
- a CDS encoding DinB family protein; its protein translation is MPHPLVLQLRFTRSEFRRALKGLSDDEARQRFLPMNCISWNIGHLAWQEQRYFVFYGQGKLLLPEMNELFAYGAPASTPALAETWKAWNKITKAADVFLDSLTTEKMLERVIKNGKPSRYLFGSLVQRTIYHYWYHIGESMAIRQNLGHTRLPQFVGNLDGQAPYAPEPLASRRKAK
- the rarD gene encoding EamA family transporter RarD, translating into MNRGIWYAIGAYSIWGLFPAYWKWLGYVPAPQLMSHRLVWSCVILIAYIFLTRQWRAFRRSASNRRVLGVYLVAAVILGVNWLIYLWAIASGFVVESSLGYFINPLVNVLLGVILLRERLRAWQWLPVALATLGVVYLTVMYGSPPWIALSLALTFGFYGLVKKTAPLNSLHGLALETSLLFVPALLWLTYADVSGQGAFLHTGAIADSLMIGAGLVTTIPLLLFASAARRIPLSMMGILQYIAPTLQFLLGVLMFGEPFTQTQFIGFGMVWVSLIIFAVEGFLTHRTQSTAVVAVAE